One Gadus morhua chromosome 1, gadMor3.0, whole genome shotgun sequence DNA segment encodes these proteins:
- the nfatc2a gene encoding nuclear factor of activated T-cells, cytoplasmic 2 isoform X5, with amino-acid sequence MFKEAWRLPQYHTMRSMDQDDPNLTAQKLLSPESEQAFPLEEAPYGIKPCSPSYGGHAVQVVAGYDAQELSRSYLDHHQHHHQRPSGLALSPRIEITPSREHYNHVRDSLQNHPLNTSPRPTLTVPGHESQSYREPQCLSPASSNSSTSWHSESYSPFASPCVSPGSGQTAADLCPRLQSIHTGGSPRTSPGTSPRTSLAEDGGPGGPRSPSPRPDSRSVSPQGKRTYDMCRNQGLIPGHRSRSPSPSHAAHEEYNIGAHYGPNAHLHQHHLHHHHGSPIANVVNCFGPGQPGLVPSKIVRTANHNQVYTLYPENHVEGNYLVSCDQDMKSRPGSEPFFVMPPIWPKPLVSSLCSIPLASLPPLEWPMPNHTEHYELHIDVQPKPHHRAHYETEGSRGAVKAPTGGHPVVQLHGYKGKEPLGLQIFIGTADERILKPHAFYQVHRITGKTVTTTSLEKVVNGTKVLEIPLEPKNNMKAIIDCAGILKLRNADIELRKGETDIGRKNTRVRLVFRVHIPQPGGQHISLQAASHPIECSQRSAHELPLVEKQDMDGCSVLGGQQMILTGQNFSSDSRVIFMEKTQDGQQIWEMEATVDKDKSQPNLLFVEVPSYRELSVCHSVKVHFYVINGKRKRSQPQHFTFTPLSVPSIKTEPQDEYEAAHMGFAVPQMLGLSPHSYYHNARAILQPDSGLVSGLASCLEGGRAPQDPRYQQQQQLQSHAIINAAGLSSPGLYQQMPEPHRSVLVHAGSPSQPLGGPHLAAGQHPSIIQFSPNGPPAHHHLLLRGAGDPPPTAAPPAAPQADNSSSQQPITYGEDGYSPQSTPNTSPHTQGGPAAGQPQHYATVIQPQPQYTQKALPQKVRSPPTPGAPGPEQAGQEGPQEGAPALGNGHQRRVAVKEENLDQAYLDDGEFNEIIRKDLTAVQARGQT; translated from the exons ATGTTCAAGGAGGCTTGGAGACTGCCCCAGTACCACACGATGAGGTCCATGGATCAAG ATGACCCGAACCTCACGGCCCAAAAGCTCCTCAGCCCAGAGTCTGAGCAGGCCTTCCCCCTGGAGGAAGCCCCCTACGGCATCAAGCCCTGCAGCCCGTCCTACGGGGGCCACGCCGTGCAGGTCGTCGCAGGCTACGACGCCCAGGAGCTCTCCCGGAGCTACCtggaccaccaccagcaccaccaccagcgccccAGCGGCCTGGCTCTGAGCCCCCGCATCGAGATCACGCCCTCCCGCGAGCACTACAACCATGTCAGGGACTCCCTGCAGAACCACCCCCTGAACACCAGCCCCCGGCCCACGCTGACCGTGCCCGGCCACGAGAGCCAGTCCTACCGGGAGCCCCAGTGCCTGAGCCCCGCCAGCAGcaactcctccaccagctggCACTCGGAGAGCTACTCCCCCTTCGCGTCCCCCTGCGTGTCGCCGGGCAGCGGGCAGACCGCCGCCGACCTCTGCCCCCGCCTGCAGAGCATCCACACCGGGGGCTCCCCGCGCACCTCCCCGGGCACCTCCCCCCGCACCAGCCTGGCCGaggacgggggccccggggggccccgcTCGCCGTCCCCCAGGCCCGACTCACGCTCGGTGTCGCCGCAAGGGAAGCGCACCTACGACATGTGCCGCAACCAGGGTCTGATCCCGGGACACCGCTCCCGCAGCCCCTCCCCGTCGCACGCCGCTCACGAAGAGTACAACATCGGGGCCCACTACGGCCCCAacgcccacctccaccagcaccacctccaccaccaccacggcagCCCCATCGCCAACGTGGTGAACTGCTTCGGCCCCGGACAGCCCGGCCTGGTGCCCAGTAAGATCGTGAGGACGGCCAACCACAACCAGGTGTACACCCTGTACCCTGAGAACCACGTGGAGGGGAACTACCTGGTGTCCTGCGACCAGGACATGAAGTCCAGGCCCGGCTCGGAGCCCTTCTTCGTCATGCCGCCCATCTGGCCCAAACCTCTGGTGTCCAGCCTATGCAG CATCCCGCTggcgtccctccctcccctggagTGGCCCATGCCCAACCACACGGAGCACTACGAGCTGCACATCGACGTGCAGCCCAAGCCCCATCACCGGGCCCACTACGAGACGGAGGGCAGCCGGGGGGCCGTCAAAGCCCCCACCGGCGGGCATCCCGTCGTCCAG CTGCACGGCTACAAAGGCAAGGAGCCCCTCGGCCTGCAGATCTTCATCGGCACAGCAGACGAGCGCATCCTGAAGCCGCATGCCTTCTACCAGGTCCACCGCATCACGGGCAAGAcggtcaccaccaccagcctagAGAAGGTAGTCAACGGCACCAAAGTCCTGGAGATCCCCCTGGAGCCAAAGAACAACATGAAAGCCAT AATCGACTGTGCCGGAATTCTGAAGCTCAGGAACGCCGACATCGAACTGAGGAAAGGGGAGACGGACATCGGGCGGAAGAACACCCGCGTGCGCCTGGTGTTCCGAGTCCACATCCCTCAACCTGGAGGGCAGCACATCTCACTGCAGGCCGCCTCACATCCCATAGAGTGCT CCCAGCGCTCGGCCCATGAGCTCCCTCTAGTGGAGAAGCAGGATATGGACGGCTGCTCCGTCCTGGGGGGCCAGCAGATGATCCTGACGGGGCAGAACTTCAGCTCCGACTCCAGGGTGATCTTCATGGAGAAAACCCAAG ACGGCCAGCAGATATGGGAGATGGAGGCGACTGTAGACAAAGACAAGAGTCAGCCA AACCTGCTGTTTGTGGAGGTGCCTTCCTACCGGGAACTGTCCGTCTGCCACTCGGTCAAGGTCCACTTCTACGTCATCAACGGCAAGAGGAAGCGGAGCCAGCCGCAGCATTTCACCTTCACCCCGTTGTCAG TGCCCTCCATCAAGACGGAGCCCCAGGACGAGTACGAGGCGGCTCACATGGGCTTCGCCGTGCCCCAGATGCTGGGCCTGTCCCCCCACTCCTACTACCACAACGCCCGGGCCATCCTGCAGCCGGACAGCGGCCTGGTCTCCGGCCTGGCCTCCtgcctggagggggggcgggccccccaggacccccgctaccagcagcagcagcagctgcagagtCACGCCATCATCAACGCCGCCGGCCTGAGCAGCCCCGGCCTGTACCAGCAGATGCCCGAGCCGCACCGCTCTGTGCTGGTCCACGCCGGCTCTCCGTCCCAGCCCCTGGGGGGTCCCCACCTGGCGGCGGGCCAGCACCCGTCCATCATCCAGTTCTCCCCCAACGGCCCCCCCGCACACCACCACCTTCTGCTCCGAGGGGCGGGGGACCCCCCGcccaccgccgccccccccgccgcccctcaggccgacaacagcagcagccagcagccCATCACCTACGGCGAGGACGGATACTCCCCCCAGTCCACGCCCAACACGTCCCCCCACACCCAGGGGGGGCCCGCGGCCGGCCAGCCGCAGCACTACGCCACGGTGatccagccccagccccagtaCACGCAGAAGGCCCTCCCGCAGAAGGTCCGATCCCCCCCTACCCCCGGGGCCCCTGGCCCCGAGCAGGCGGGCCAGGAGGGACCCCAGGAGGGGGCCCCGGCCCTGGGGAACGGCCACCAGAGGAGGGTGGCGGTCAAGGAGGAGAACCTGGACCAGGCCTACCTCGATGACGGTGAGT tcaATGAAATCATAAGGAAGGATCTGACTGCTGTCCAGGCCAGAGGGCAGACATAG
- the nfatc2a gene encoding nuclear factor of activated T-cells, cytoplasmic 2 isoform X2 has product MTYFYDETEAAEDLSKMNYPDEDLQFEYLFEYEPPSDDFAGGKQDDPNLTAQKLLSPESEQAFPLEEAPYGIKPCSPSYGGHAVQVVAGYDAQELSRSYLDHHQHHHQRPSGLALSPRIEITPSREHYNHVRDSLQNHPLNTSPRPTLTVPGHESQSYREPQCLSPASSNSSTSWHSESYSPFASPCVSPGSGQTAADLCPRLQSIHTGGSPRTSPGTSPRTSLAEDGGPGGPRSPSPRPDSRSVSPQGKRTYDMCRNQGLIPGHRSRSPSPSHAAHEEYNIGAHYGPNAHLHQHHLHHHHGSPIANVVNCFGPGQPGLVPSKIVRTANHNQVYTLYPENHVEGNYLVSCDQDMKSRPGSEPFFVMPPIWPKPLVSSLCSIPLASLPPLEWPMPNHTEHYELHIDVQPKPHHRAHYETEGSRGAVKAPTGGHPVVQLHGYKGKEPLGLQIFIGTADERILKPHAFYQVHRITGKTVTTTSLEKVVNGTKVLEIPLEPKNNMKAIIDCAGILKLRNADIELRKGETDIGRKNTRVRLVFRVHIPQPGGQHISLQAASHPIECSQRSAHELPLVEKQDMDGCSVLGGQQMILTGQNFSSDSRVIFMEKTQDGQQIWEMEATVDKDKSQPNLLFVEVPSYRELSVCHSVKVHFYVINGKRKRSQPQHFTFTPLSVPSIKTEPQDEYEAAHMGFAVPQMLGLSPHSYYHNARAILQPDSGLVSGLASCLEGGRAPQDPRYQQQQQLQSHAIINAAGLSSPGLYQQMPEPHRSVLVHAGSPSQPLGGPHLAAGQHPSIIQFSPNGPPAHHHLLLRGAGDPPPTAAPPAAPQADNSSSQQPITYGEDGYSPQSTPNTSPHTQGGPAAGQPQHYATVIQPQPQYTQKALPQKVRSPPTPGAPGPEQAGQEGPQEGAPALGNGHQRRVAVKEENLDQAYLDDVNEIIRKDLTAVQARGQT; this is encoded by the exons ATGACATATTTTTACGACGAAACCGAGGCTGCGGAGGACCTGAGCAAAATGAACTACCCTGACGAGGATTTGCAGTTCGAATATTTGTTTGAATACGAACCTCCTAGTGACGATTTTGCAGGAGGAAAACAAG ATGACCCGAACCTCACGGCCCAAAAGCTCCTCAGCCCAGAGTCTGAGCAGGCCTTCCCCCTGGAGGAAGCCCCCTACGGCATCAAGCCCTGCAGCCCGTCCTACGGGGGCCACGCCGTGCAGGTCGTCGCAGGCTACGACGCCCAGGAGCTCTCCCGGAGCTACCtggaccaccaccagcaccaccaccagcgccccAGCGGCCTGGCTCTGAGCCCCCGCATCGAGATCACGCCCTCCCGCGAGCACTACAACCATGTCAGGGACTCCCTGCAGAACCACCCCCTGAACACCAGCCCCCGGCCCACGCTGACCGTGCCCGGCCACGAGAGCCAGTCCTACCGGGAGCCCCAGTGCCTGAGCCCCGCCAGCAGcaactcctccaccagctggCACTCGGAGAGCTACTCCCCCTTCGCGTCCCCCTGCGTGTCGCCGGGCAGCGGGCAGACCGCCGCCGACCTCTGCCCCCGCCTGCAGAGCATCCACACCGGGGGCTCCCCGCGCACCTCCCCGGGCACCTCCCCCCGCACCAGCCTGGCCGaggacgggggccccggggggccccgcTCGCCGTCCCCCAGGCCCGACTCACGCTCGGTGTCGCCGCAAGGGAAGCGCACCTACGACATGTGCCGCAACCAGGGTCTGATCCCGGGACACCGCTCCCGCAGCCCCTCCCCGTCGCACGCCGCTCACGAAGAGTACAACATCGGGGCCCACTACGGCCCCAacgcccacctccaccagcaccacctccaccaccaccacggcagCCCCATCGCCAACGTGGTGAACTGCTTCGGCCCCGGACAGCCCGGCCTGGTGCCCAGTAAGATCGTGAGGACGGCCAACCACAACCAGGTGTACACCCTGTACCCTGAGAACCACGTGGAGGGGAACTACCTGGTGTCCTGCGACCAGGACATGAAGTCCAGGCCCGGCTCGGAGCCCTTCTTCGTCATGCCGCCCATCTGGCCCAAACCTCTGGTGTCCAGCCTATGCAG CATCCCGCTggcgtccctccctcccctggagTGGCCCATGCCCAACCACACGGAGCACTACGAGCTGCACATCGACGTGCAGCCCAAGCCCCATCACCGGGCCCACTACGAGACGGAGGGCAGCCGGGGGGCCGTCAAAGCCCCCACCGGCGGGCATCCCGTCGTCCAG CTGCACGGCTACAAAGGCAAGGAGCCCCTCGGCCTGCAGATCTTCATCGGCACAGCAGACGAGCGCATCCTGAAGCCGCATGCCTTCTACCAGGTCCACCGCATCACGGGCAAGAcggtcaccaccaccagcctagAGAAGGTAGTCAACGGCACCAAAGTCCTGGAGATCCCCCTGGAGCCAAAGAACAACATGAAAGCCAT AATCGACTGTGCCGGAATTCTGAAGCTCAGGAACGCCGACATCGAACTGAGGAAAGGGGAGACGGACATCGGGCGGAAGAACACCCGCGTGCGCCTGGTGTTCCGAGTCCACATCCCTCAACCTGGAGGGCAGCACATCTCACTGCAGGCCGCCTCACATCCCATAGAGTGCT CCCAGCGCTCGGCCCATGAGCTCCCTCTAGTGGAGAAGCAGGATATGGACGGCTGCTCCGTCCTGGGGGGCCAGCAGATGATCCTGACGGGGCAGAACTTCAGCTCCGACTCCAGGGTGATCTTCATGGAGAAAACCCAAG ACGGCCAGCAGATATGGGAGATGGAGGCGACTGTAGACAAAGACAAGAGTCAGCCA AACCTGCTGTTTGTGGAGGTGCCTTCCTACCGGGAACTGTCCGTCTGCCACTCGGTCAAGGTCCACTTCTACGTCATCAACGGCAAGAGGAAGCGGAGCCAGCCGCAGCATTTCACCTTCACCCCGTTGTCAG TGCCCTCCATCAAGACGGAGCCCCAGGACGAGTACGAGGCGGCTCACATGGGCTTCGCCGTGCCCCAGATGCTGGGCCTGTCCCCCCACTCCTACTACCACAACGCCCGGGCCATCCTGCAGCCGGACAGCGGCCTGGTCTCCGGCCTGGCCTCCtgcctggagggggggcgggccccccaggacccccgctaccagcagcagcagcagctgcagagtCACGCCATCATCAACGCCGCCGGCCTGAGCAGCCCCGGCCTGTACCAGCAGATGCCCGAGCCGCACCGCTCTGTGCTGGTCCACGCCGGCTCTCCGTCCCAGCCCCTGGGGGGTCCCCACCTGGCGGCGGGCCAGCACCCGTCCATCATCCAGTTCTCCCCCAACGGCCCCCCCGCACACCACCACCTTCTGCTCCGAGGGGCGGGGGACCCCCCGcccaccgccgccccccccgccgcccctcaggccgacaacagcagcagccagcagccCATCACCTACGGCGAGGACGGATACTCCCCCCAGTCCACGCCCAACACGTCCCCCCACACCCAGGGGGGGCCCGCGGCCGGCCAGCCGCAGCACTACGCCACGGTGatccagccccagccccagtaCACGCAGAAGGCCCTCCCGCAGAAGGTCCGATCCCCCCCTACCCCCGGGGCCCCTGGCCCCGAGCAGGCGGGCCAGGAGGGACCCCAGGAGGGGGCCCCGGCCCTGGGGAACGGCCACCAGAGGAGGGTGGCGGTCAAGGAGGAGAACCTGGACCAGGCCTACCTCGATGACG tcaATGAAATCATAAGGAAGGATCTGACTGCTGTCCAGGCCAGAGGGCAGACATAG
- the nfatc2a gene encoding nuclear factor of activated T-cells, cytoplasmic 2 isoform X3, whose translation MTYFYDETEAAEDLSKMNYPDEDLQFEYLFEYEPPSDDFAGGKQDDPNLTAQKLLSPESEQAFPLEEAPYGIKPCSPSYGGHAVQVVAGYDAQELSRSYLDHHQHHHQRPSGLALSPRIEITPSREHYNHVRDSLQNHPLNTSPRPTLTVPGHESQSYREPQCLSPASSNSSTSWHSESYSPFASPCVSPGSGQTAADLCPRLQSIHTGGSPRTSPGTSPRTSLAEDGGPGGPRSPSPRPDSRSVSPQGKRTYDMCRNQGLIPGHRSRSPSPSHAAHEEYNIGAHYGPNAHLHQHHLHHHHGSPIANVVNCFGPGQPGLVPSKIVRTANHNQVYTLYPENHVEGNYLVSCDQDMKSRPGSEPFFVMPPIWPKPLVSSLCSIPLASLPPLEWPMPNHTEHYELHIDVQPKPHHRAHYETEGSRGAVKAPTGGHPVVQLHGYKGKEPLGLQIFIGTADERILKPHAFYQVHRITGKTVTTTSLEKVVNGTKVLEIPLEPKNNMKAIIDCAGILKLRNADIELRKGETDIGRKNTRVRLVFRVHIPQPGGQHISLQAASHPIECSQRSAHELPLVEKQDMDGCSVLGGQQMILTGQNFSSDSRVIFMEKTQDGQQIWEMEATVDKDKSQPNLLFVEVPSYRELSVCHSVKVHFYVINGKRKRSQPQHFTFTPLSVPSIKTEPQDEYEAAHMGFAVPQMLGLSPHSYYHNARAILQPDSGLVSGLASCLEGGRAPQDPRYQQQQQLQSHAIINAAGLSSPGLYQQMPEPHRSVLVHAGSPSQPLGGPHLAAGQHPSIIQFSPNGPPAHHHLLLRGAGDPPPTAAPPAAPQADNSSSQQPITYGEDGYSPQSTPNTSPHTQGGPAAGQPQHYATVIQPQPQYTQKALPQKVRSPPTPGAPGPEQAGQEGPQEGAPALGNGHQRRVAVKEENLDQAYLDDGECPPNYTLLRPNGPF comes from the exons ATGACATATTTTTACGACGAAACCGAGGCTGCGGAGGACCTGAGCAAAATGAACTACCCTGACGAGGATTTGCAGTTCGAATATTTGTTTGAATACGAACCTCCTAGTGACGATTTTGCAGGAGGAAAACAAG ATGACCCGAACCTCACGGCCCAAAAGCTCCTCAGCCCAGAGTCTGAGCAGGCCTTCCCCCTGGAGGAAGCCCCCTACGGCATCAAGCCCTGCAGCCCGTCCTACGGGGGCCACGCCGTGCAGGTCGTCGCAGGCTACGACGCCCAGGAGCTCTCCCGGAGCTACCtggaccaccaccagcaccaccaccagcgccccAGCGGCCTGGCTCTGAGCCCCCGCATCGAGATCACGCCCTCCCGCGAGCACTACAACCATGTCAGGGACTCCCTGCAGAACCACCCCCTGAACACCAGCCCCCGGCCCACGCTGACCGTGCCCGGCCACGAGAGCCAGTCCTACCGGGAGCCCCAGTGCCTGAGCCCCGCCAGCAGcaactcctccaccagctggCACTCGGAGAGCTACTCCCCCTTCGCGTCCCCCTGCGTGTCGCCGGGCAGCGGGCAGACCGCCGCCGACCTCTGCCCCCGCCTGCAGAGCATCCACACCGGGGGCTCCCCGCGCACCTCCCCGGGCACCTCCCCCCGCACCAGCCTGGCCGaggacgggggccccggggggccccgcTCGCCGTCCCCCAGGCCCGACTCACGCTCGGTGTCGCCGCAAGGGAAGCGCACCTACGACATGTGCCGCAACCAGGGTCTGATCCCGGGACACCGCTCCCGCAGCCCCTCCCCGTCGCACGCCGCTCACGAAGAGTACAACATCGGGGCCCACTACGGCCCCAacgcccacctccaccagcaccacctccaccaccaccacggcagCCCCATCGCCAACGTGGTGAACTGCTTCGGCCCCGGACAGCCCGGCCTGGTGCCCAGTAAGATCGTGAGGACGGCCAACCACAACCAGGTGTACACCCTGTACCCTGAGAACCACGTGGAGGGGAACTACCTGGTGTCCTGCGACCAGGACATGAAGTCCAGGCCCGGCTCGGAGCCCTTCTTCGTCATGCCGCCCATCTGGCCCAAACCTCTGGTGTCCAGCCTATGCAG CATCCCGCTggcgtccctccctcccctggagTGGCCCATGCCCAACCACACGGAGCACTACGAGCTGCACATCGACGTGCAGCCCAAGCCCCATCACCGGGCCCACTACGAGACGGAGGGCAGCCGGGGGGCCGTCAAAGCCCCCACCGGCGGGCATCCCGTCGTCCAG CTGCACGGCTACAAAGGCAAGGAGCCCCTCGGCCTGCAGATCTTCATCGGCACAGCAGACGAGCGCATCCTGAAGCCGCATGCCTTCTACCAGGTCCACCGCATCACGGGCAAGAcggtcaccaccaccagcctagAGAAGGTAGTCAACGGCACCAAAGTCCTGGAGATCCCCCTGGAGCCAAAGAACAACATGAAAGCCAT AATCGACTGTGCCGGAATTCTGAAGCTCAGGAACGCCGACATCGAACTGAGGAAAGGGGAGACGGACATCGGGCGGAAGAACACCCGCGTGCGCCTGGTGTTCCGAGTCCACATCCCTCAACCTGGAGGGCAGCACATCTCACTGCAGGCCGCCTCACATCCCATAGAGTGCT CCCAGCGCTCGGCCCATGAGCTCCCTCTAGTGGAGAAGCAGGATATGGACGGCTGCTCCGTCCTGGGGGGCCAGCAGATGATCCTGACGGGGCAGAACTTCAGCTCCGACTCCAGGGTGATCTTCATGGAGAAAACCCAAG ACGGCCAGCAGATATGGGAGATGGAGGCGACTGTAGACAAAGACAAGAGTCAGCCA AACCTGCTGTTTGTGGAGGTGCCTTCCTACCGGGAACTGTCCGTCTGCCACTCGGTCAAGGTCCACTTCTACGTCATCAACGGCAAGAGGAAGCGGAGCCAGCCGCAGCATTTCACCTTCACCCCGTTGTCAG TGCCCTCCATCAAGACGGAGCCCCAGGACGAGTACGAGGCGGCTCACATGGGCTTCGCCGTGCCCCAGATGCTGGGCCTGTCCCCCCACTCCTACTACCACAACGCCCGGGCCATCCTGCAGCCGGACAGCGGCCTGGTCTCCGGCCTGGCCTCCtgcctggagggggggcgggccccccaggacccccgctaccagcagcagcagcagctgcagagtCACGCCATCATCAACGCCGCCGGCCTGAGCAGCCCCGGCCTGTACCAGCAGATGCCCGAGCCGCACCGCTCTGTGCTGGTCCACGCCGGCTCTCCGTCCCAGCCCCTGGGGGGTCCCCACCTGGCGGCGGGCCAGCACCCGTCCATCATCCAGTTCTCCCCCAACGGCCCCCCCGCACACCACCACCTTCTGCTCCGAGGGGCGGGGGACCCCCCGcccaccgccgccccccccgccgcccctcaggccgacaacagcagcagccagcagccCATCACCTACGGCGAGGACGGATACTCCCCCCAGTCCACGCCCAACACGTCCCCCCACACCCAGGGGGGGCCCGCGGCCGGCCAGCCGCAGCACTACGCCACGGTGatccagccccagccccagtaCACGCAGAAGGCCCTCCCGCAGAAGGTCCGATCCCCCCCTACCCCCGGGGCCCCTGGCCCCGAGCAGGCGGGCCAGGAGGGACCCCAGGAGGGGGCCCCGGCCCTGGGGAACGGCCACCAGAGGAGGGTGGCGGTCAAGGAGGAGAACCTGGACCAGGCCTACCTCGATGACGGTGAGT GTCCTCCCAACTACACCTTGTTACGCCCTAATGGCCCCTTCTGA